One window of Streptomyces sp. NBC_00273 genomic DNA carries:
- the moeZ gene encoding adenylyltransferase/sulfurtransferase MoeZ yields MSLPPLVEPAAELTVDEVRRYSRHLIIPDVGMDGQKRLKNAKVLAVGAGGLGSPALMYLAAAGVGTLGIVEFDEVDESNLQRQIIHSQADIGRSKAESARDSVLGINPYVNVVLHEERLEAENVMEIFSQYDLIVDGTDNFATRYLVNDACVLLNKPYVWGSIYRFDGQASVFWSEHGPCYRCLYPEPPPPGMVPSCAEGGVLGVLCASIGSIQVTEAIKVLTGVGEPLVGRLMIYDALEMQYRQVKVRKDPDCAVCGPNATVTELIDYEAFCGVVSEEAQEAAAGSTITPKQLKEWIDTDEPIEIIDVREVNEYEIVSIPGAKLIPKGEFLMGTALQDLPQDKRIVLHCKTGVRSAEVLAVLKSAGFADAVHVGGGVIGWVHQIEPEKPVY; encoded by the coding sequence GTGTCGCTGCCACCGCTGGTCGAGCCAGCAGCTGAGCTCACCGTTGACGAGGTCCGTCGGTATTCGCGGCACCTGATCATCCCGGACGTCGGGATGGACGGCCAGAAGCGCCTGAAGAACGCCAAGGTGCTGGCCGTGGGTGCCGGCGGTCTCGGTTCGCCCGCCCTCATGTACCTGGCCGCGGCCGGCGTCGGCACGCTGGGCATCGTGGAGTTCGACGAGGTCGACGAGTCGAACCTGCAGCGCCAGATCATCCACAGCCAGGCGGACATCGGCCGTTCCAAGGCCGAGTCGGCCCGCGACAGCGTGCTGGGCATCAACCCGTACGTGAACGTGGTCCTTCACGAAGAGCGGCTCGAAGCCGAGAACGTGATGGAGATCTTCAGCCAGTACGACCTCATCGTCGACGGCACGGACAACTTCGCCACGCGCTACCTGGTGAACGACGCCTGCGTGCTGCTGAACAAGCCGTACGTGTGGGGCTCGATCTACCGCTTCGACGGCCAGGCCTCGGTCTTCTGGTCCGAGCACGGCCCCTGCTACCGCTGCCTCTACCCGGAGCCCCCGCCGCCGGGCATGGTCCCGAGCTGCGCCGAGGGCGGCGTGCTGGGCGTGCTCTGCGCGTCCATCGGGTCGATCCAGGTCACCGAGGCCATCAAGGTCCTCACGGGTGTCGGCGAGCCGCTGGTCGGCCGCCTGATGATCTACGACGCCCTGGAGATGCAGTACCGCCAGGTCAAGGTCCGCAAGGACCCCGACTGCGCGGTCTGCGGTCCGAACGCGACCGTCACCGAGCTCATCGACTACGAGGCCTTCTGCGGCGTCGTGTCGGAGGAGGCCCAGGAGGCGGCCGCCGGTTCGACGATCACTCCCAAGCAGCTCAAGGAGTGGATCGACACCGACGAGCCCATCGAGATCATCGACGTCCGCGAGGTCAACGAGTACGAGATCGTCTCGATCCCCGGCGCGAAGCTGATCCCCAAGGGCGAGTTCCTGATGGGCACCGCCCTCCAGGACCTGCCGCAGGACAAGCGCATCGTCCTGCACTGCAAGACGGGTGTCCGCAGTGCGGAAGTCCTCGCGGTCCTGAAGTCCGCGGGCTTCGCGGACGCGGTGCACGTCGGCGGCGGCGTGATCGGCTGGGTCCACCAGATCGAGCCCGAGAAGCCGGTCTACTAG
- the pelF gene encoding GT4 family glycosyltransferase PelF has protein sequence MRIGLLTEGGYPYATGEARLWCDRLVRGLPQHEFEIYALSRSAEQERARVPLPEHVTRVRTAPLWAPADDGRTYSRRERRRFVDCFEELVHGICAGAEQPFATGLYGLAGLAREQGGMYAALRSESAVRALESACRAPGTARTVRAAQVADLLEFVDELEVMLRPLSLGWYGENGQAGGSLGEVDICHAAAGGVAALPGLLAKRFFGVPLLVTEYGVQLRAHYLAQLDTRGGPETRPAVRALLAAFQLRLATEIYARADFLTPGNAHARRWQERCGATRERLRTVYPGMEADRFATVGEAADLGDPDTLVWVGRMEPAKDLIALLHAFAEVRRAAPGTRLRIFATATVPDYLADCRSLAAQLFPDEAVDSVTVGENPVTFEEIGGPEVPTAAEAYGAGRVVVLSSVIEGFPVTLAEAMLCGRATVSTDVGAVCEVIGGTGLVVPPRNPRALAEACLSLLQDPERAQRLGAAGRARALELFTVEQNVAAFQEIYLRLLAKGSARPDDEIPFARPPEARVPGHWTSPTWAPAPEPSPEAAV, from the coding sequence GTGCGGATCGGACTGCTCACCGAAGGTGGTTATCCGTATGCGACGGGAGAGGCGAGGCTGTGGTGCGACCGGCTCGTGCGCGGTCTCCCGCAGCACGAGTTCGAGATCTACGCACTGAGCCGCAGCGCCGAGCAGGAACGCGCCCGGGTGCCACTGCCCGAGCACGTCACCCGGGTCCGGACGGCCCCTCTGTGGGCCCCCGCCGACGACGGGCGGACCTACTCCCGGCGGGAGCGCCGACGGTTCGTGGACTGCTTCGAGGAGCTGGTCCACGGGATCTGCGCCGGTGCGGAGCAGCCCTTCGCGACCGGGCTGTACGGGCTCGCCGGACTCGCCCGCGAACAGGGCGGGATGTACGCGGCCCTGCGCTCCGAGTCCGCGGTGCGGGCCCTGGAGTCCGCCTGCCGGGCGCCGGGCACCGCACGCACCGTACGGGCCGCGCAGGTGGCCGACCTGCTGGAGTTCGTGGACGAACTGGAAGTCATGCTAAGGCCGTTGTCCCTGGGCTGGTACGGGGAGAACGGCCAGGCCGGGGGCAGTCTCGGCGAGGTCGACATCTGTCACGCGGCCGCGGGCGGCGTGGCCGCGCTCCCCGGACTCCTGGCCAAACGCTTCTTCGGGGTCCCGCTGCTGGTCACCGAGTACGGGGTCCAGCTCCGGGCCCACTACCTGGCCCAGCTCGACACCCGCGGCGGGCCGGAGACCCGTCCCGCCGTACGGGCCCTGCTCGCGGCCTTCCAGCTACGACTGGCCACCGAGATCTACGCCCGGGCCGACTTCCTGACCCCCGGGAACGCGCACGCCCGGCGCTGGCAGGAGCGGTGCGGGGCCACCCGGGAGCGCCTGCGGACCGTCTACCCGGGGATGGAGGCGGACCGATTCGCCACCGTCGGCGAGGCCGCTGACCTCGGGGACCCCGACACCCTGGTGTGGGTCGGCCGGATGGAGCCCGCCAAGGACCTCATCGCCCTGCTGCACGCCTTCGCCGAGGTCCGCCGCGCCGCGCCCGGCACCCGGCTGCGGATCTTCGCCACGGCCACGGTCCCGGACTACCTCGCCGACTGCCGCTCCTTGGCCGCCCAGCTCTTCCCCGACGAGGCCGTCGACTCGGTCACGGTCGGGGAGAACCCGGTCACCTTCGAGGAGATCGGCGGACCCGAAGTCCCCACCGCGGCCGAGGCGTACGGCGCCGGGCGCGTCGTCGTCCTGTCCTCCGTGATCGAGGGCTTCCCGGTCACCCTCGCCGAGGCGATGCTCTGCGGGCGCGCCACCGTCTCCACCGACGTGGGCGCGGTCTGCGAGGTCATCGGGGGCACCGGGCTCGTCGTCCCGCCGCGCAATCCGCGGGCGCTCGCCGAAGCCTGCCTGTCCCTGCTGCAGGACCCCGAGCGGGCGCAGCGGCTCGGCGCCGCCGGCCGGGCGCGGGCCCTGGAGCTCTTCACCGTCGAGCAGAACGTGGCCGCCTTCCAGGAGATCTACCTGCGGTTGCTGGCCAAGGGCTCCGCGCGGCCGGACGACGAGATCCCCTTCGCCCGGCCCCCGGAGGCCCGGGTGCCCGGTCACTGGACCAGCCCGACGTGGGCTCCCGCCCCGGAGCCGTCCCCGGAGGCCGCCGTATGA
- a CDS encoding alpha/beta hydrolase — protein MPTHAWRVTAAATLAAGLLATAACSSDGDGKKTTADGTPEVKPLKWGDCEAPTAAQGGGQAPPKDWQCATLDVPLDYAKPEGETIPIALIRAKARDQKNRLGSLVFNFGGPGGSGISTLPGAAKEYEALRARYDLVSFDPRGVGGSDPVLCENDKQLDQYFSEDSSPETPEEEKAFVENIRTYQEACEKNSAALLPRVGTENAARDLDRIRQALGDEKLNYFGISYGTELGGVYAHLFPKNVGRAVFDAVVDPTKTAEQSALGQAKGFQLALGNFAQDCVDRGDECRLRGSTPKEIEADIIKLQKALAAKPIPGIGDRMLTETQATNGIAQALYSKELWPLLEQGLDEAEGGQGQLLMALSDALNGRDQQGRYSNIGAANTAINCVDDKERYTLEQTKAKLAEFRAASPVFGDLLGWGMLTCTGWPVPGTWETPDVSAPGADPILVIGNTGDPATPYEGARNMVERLGPGVGVELTYKGEGHGAYNSGDPCVQKAVNGYLLDGKTPAEGTVCTAAPNPTPPPEAPESSAA, from the coding sequence ATGCCGACACACGCCTGGCGGGTCACCGCCGCCGCCACGCTCGCCGCCGGGCTGCTCGCCACGGCCGCCTGCTCGTCAGACGGCGACGGGAAGAAGACGACGGCCGACGGCACCCCGGAGGTCAAGCCGCTGAAATGGGGCGACTGCGAGGCCCCGACCGCCGCCCAGGGCGGTGGCCAGGCCCCGCCCAAGGACTGGCAGTGCGCCACCCTCGACGTCCCGCTCGACTACGCGAAGCCCGAGGGCGAGACGATCCCGATCGCCTTGATCCGGGCCAAGGCGCGGGACCAGAAGAACCGGCTGGGCTCACTGGTCTTCAACTTCGGCGGCCCCGGCGGCTCGGGCATCAGTACGCTGCCGGGCGCCGCGAAGGAGTACGAGGCCCTGCGCGCCCGGTACGACCTGGTGAGCTTCGACCCGCGCGGGGTGGGCGGCAGCGATCCGGTCCTGTGCGAGAACGACAAGCAGTTGGACCAGTACTTCAGCGAGGACTCCTCCCCCGAGACCCCGGAGGAGGAGAAGGCCTTCGTCGAGAACATCCGCACGTACCAGGAGGCCTGCGAGAAGAACTCCGCCGCGCTGCTCCCCCGCGTCGGCACCGAGAACGCCGCCCGCGACCTGGACCGCATCCGCCAGGCCCTCGGCGACGAGAAGCTGAACTACTTCGGCATCTCCTACGGCACCGAGCTCGGCGGGGTCTACGCCCACCTCTTCCCCAAGAACGTCGGCCGGGCCGTCTTCGACGCCGTCGTGGACCCCACCAAGACCGCCGAGCAGAGCGCCCTGGGACAGGCCAAGGGCTTCCAACTCGCGCTCGGCAACTTCGCCCAGGACTGCGTGGACCGCGGCGACGAGTGCCGGCTCCGGGGCAGCACGCCCAAGGAGATCGAGGCCGACATCATCAAGCTGCAGAAGGCGCTGGCCGCCAAGCCGATCCCGGGCATCGGGGACCGGATGCTCACCGAGACCCAGGCGACCAACGGCATCGCGCAGGCCCTGTACTCGAAGGAGCTGTGGCCGCTGCTGGAACAGGGCCTCGACGAGGCGGAGGGCGGCCAGGGGCAGTTGCTGATGGCCCTGTCCGATGCGCTCAACGGCCGTGACCAGCAAGGGCGTTACAGCAACATCGGTGCAGCCAACACCGCCATCAACTGTGTGGACGACAAGGAGCGCTACACCCTGGAGCAGACGAAGGCCAAGCTGGCGGAGTTCCGTGCCGCCTCGCCGGTCTTCGGGGACCTCCTCGGCTGGGGCATGCTGACGTGCACCGGCTGGCCGGTCCCCGGCACTTGGGAGACCCCCGACGTCTCGGCGCCGGGCGCCGACCCGATCCTGGTGATCGGCAACACCGGCGACCCGGCCACCCCGTACGAGGGCGCCCGCAACATGGTGGAGCGGCTCGGCCCGGGCGTGGGCGTGGAGCTCACCTACAAGGGCGAGGGGCACGGCGCGTACAACAGCGGCGACCCGTGCGTGCAGAAGGCGGTCAACGGCTACCTGCTGGACGGGAAGACGCCGGCCGAGGGCACCGTCTGCACCGCGGCTCCGAACCCGACGCCGCCGCCCGAGGCGCCGGAGTCGTCGGCCGCCTGA
- a CDS encoding SUKH-4 family immunity protein, with translation MSEDQDSRCPFDDPAAVLRADRVALRGGAAGEGGIGREVFAQAEAVFGRAEVGRAEFASWLHFAATVLGHHDYAARVAAAEPELPWRTVWAWWRPVGAYEAEPNLSGDHTAEVYDLAGGAAAVKVWALWCEDAWFDLETGRRLPAPADGEAVERDAEEPDGPWLFDADEEGWALNCPGTWEEPVPLGAGRYLYAEARGIVVVEGNAAALADWPRGAADSSSWASAEDAPWFRPGTRGSGPLTAAGLARTFGDAWVTRVPGDGLPDALEHPGTREFLSGVGLPRHWAAGVSSFEAAPQLLRPLTAQAPEAGDDDLLHLGTFDFGYTDPGLVGVHRVTGAVHMYQESVIPLARDVATFVGLLDGVRRYMGACWSSYPAEDGIGAFGEAMEALDPGALADGSPSAETWEHLFAAITELSVYGY, from the coding sequence ATGAGCGAAGACCAGGACAGCCGTTGCCCGTTCGACGATCCGGCCGCGGTGCTGCGCGCGGACCGGGTGGCCCTGCGGGGCGGGGCCGCGGGTGAAGGGGGCATCGGGCGGGAGGTGTTCGCGCAGGCCGAGGCCGTCTTCGGACGGGCCGAGGTGGGGCGGGCGGAGTTCGCCTCCTGGCTGCACTTCGCCGCGACCGTGCTCGGGCACCACGACTACGCCGCCCGCGTCGCCGCGGCCGAACCGGAACTGCCCTGGCGGACGGTGTGGGCCTGGTGGCGGCCCGTCGGCGCCTACGAAGCGGAGCCGAACCTCAGCGGGGACCACACCGCCGAGGTGTACGACCTCGCCGGGGGCGCGGCGGCCGTGAAGGTGTGGGCCCTGTGGTGCGAGGACGCCTGGTTCGACCTGGAAACGGGACGCCGGCTTCCCGCACCGGCCGACGGTGAGGCCGTGGAGCGGGACGCGGAGGAGCCGGACGGCCCTTGGCTGTTCGACGCTGACGAGGAGGGCTGGGCGCTGAACTGCCCCGGCACCTGGGAGGAACCGGTTCCGCTCGGCGCCGGCCGCTACCTGTACGCGGAGGCGCGCGGGATCGTGGTGGTGGAGGGGAACGCCGCGGCGCTCGCCGACTGGCCCCGGGGCGCCGCCGACTCCTCGTCCTGGGCGTCCGCCGAGGACGCTCCGTGGTTCCGCCCGGGCACGCGCGGCTCCGGTCCGCTCACCGCGGCCGGGCTCGCCCGGACCTTCGGCGACGCGTGGGTCACCCGCGTCCCCGGCGACGGGCTCCCGGACGCGCTGGAGCACCCGGGCACCCGGGAGTTCCTGAGCGGGGTGGGGCTGCCGCGCCACTGGGCCGCGGGCGTCAGCTCGTTCGAGGCCGCCCCGCAGTTGCTGCGGCCGCTGACCGCGCAGGCACCGGAGGCCGGCGACGACGACCTCCTGCACCTCGGGACCTTCGACTTCGGGTACACGGACCCGGGCCTGGTGGGCGTCCACCGCGTCACCGGAGCGGTCCACATGTACCAGGAGTCGGTCATCCCGCTGGCCCGGGACGTGGCGACCTTCGTGGGGCTCCTCGACGGCGTGCGCCGGTACATGGGCGCCTGCTGGTCCTCGTACCCGGCCGAGGACGGCATCGGAGCCTTCGGCGAGGCGATGGAAGCCCTGGATCCCGGGGCGCTGGCCGACGGCTCGCCCTCCGCCGAGACCTGGGAGCACCTGTTCGCCGCGATCACCGAGCTGAGCGTGTACGGCTACTGA
- a CDS encoding spherulation-specific family 4 protein, whose amino-acid sequence MPHLTTPPGAVTAAATGAGRLGLGIPGYAHPLLAPVEWAELTRPGTPLHWAVLNVADGPGGRPDPHCTEAAAKLRRAGGMILGHLAMRDGARSFGELVSDAHRFRDWYGVGGFYLAGTPAGKAEFASVSRVVDTLRGLGEDLRIVLGHGTHPYEGYAEAADQLVTFSGAWSDYRWSQVAEWTADHPAERFCHLVHGVPRAHLEEAMRIARWQGAGTIWFTDRLGTRGSDPWASMPAYWDEIVSRVGTGVLE is encoded by the coding sequence GTGCCGCATCTGACGACGCCGCCCGGGGCCGTGACCGCCGCCGCGACCGGGGCCGGCCGCCTCGGCCTCGGCATCCCCGGCTACGCGCACCCGCTGCTCGCCCCCGTCGAGTGGGCCGAGCTGACCCGCCCCGGCACCCCGCTGCACTGGGCCGTGCTGAACGTGGCGGACGGCCCGGGCGGGCGGCCCGATCCGCACTGCACGGAAGCGGCCGCGAAGCTGCGCCGCGCGGGCGGCATGATCCTCGGGCATCTCGCGATGAGAGACGGAGCACGGTCCTTCGGGGAGCTGGTCTCCGATGCCCACCGCTTCCGCGACTGGTACGGGGTCGGCGGCTTCTACCTGGCCGGGACCCCGGCCGGCAAGGCGGAGTTCGCCTCGGTGAGCCGGGTCGTGGACACCCTGCGGGGCCTCGGCGAGGACCTGCGGATCGTGCTCGGGCACGGCACGCACCCGTACGAGGGCTATGCGGAAGCCGCCGACCAGCTGGTCACCTTCTCCGGGGCCTGGTCCGACTACCGCTGGTCGCAGGTGGCCGAGTGGACCGCGGACCATCCGGCGGAGCGCTTCTGCCACCTCGTCCACGGGGTGCCGCGGGCGCATCTGGAGGAGGCGATGAGGATCGCCCGCTGGCAGGGGGCGGGCACGATCTGGTTCACCGACCGGCTCGGGACGCGCGGCAGCGACCCCTGGGCCTCCATGCCCGCGTACTGGGACGAAATCGTCTCAAGGGTCGGGACAGGTGTCTTGGAATGA
- a CDS encoding ABC transporter ATP-binding protein gives MTHSLVEVTDLVVDFPVGGAGEHVRAVAGVSFTLEAGRALGVVGESGSGKSTVAAALLGLHRGTGARLGGTVRVGGTDVATASAAELRRLRGGTAAMVFQDPLSSLDPYYAIGDQIAEVHRIHADVSRRAARARAVEVLDRVGIPDAVRRSRARPHEFSGGMRQRALIAMALACEPRLLIADEPTTALDVTVQAQILDLLHGLREERGLGLLLVTHDVGVAAESVDEVLVMRGGHAVERGPVASVLAAPAEPYTRALLAAVPRLDAPRRSRGSAPDPAPQTPAGPEGAGVGGGQPVVEAFSLRREFGRGRRKVAAVAGVSLAVHAGETLGIVGESGSGKSTLGRMLVGLLEPGSGQVHRDGVPVTGIASGVQMVFQDPVSSLNPRRSVGESIADPLRAAGERDGAAVRARVEELLLRVGLEAEHYDRYPHEFSGGQRQRVGIARALAPRPRLIVCDEPVSALDVTTQAQVTALLAELQRELGIALVFIAHDLAVVRQVSDRVAVMRAGEIVEEGPVDEVYDRPAHPYTRQLLAAVPALDPALAAGRRRTRQEVFA, from the coding sequence ATGACGCACTCACTGGTGGAGGTCACCGACCTCGTCGTCGACTTCCCGGTCGGCGGGGCGGGGGAGCACGTACGGGCCGTGGCCGGGGTCTCCTTCACCCTGGAGGCGGGCCGGGCCCTGGGCGTCGTGGGCGAGTCGGGCAGCGGCAAGTCCACGGTCGCCGCGGCCCTGCTGGGACTGCACCGCGGTACGGGCGCCCGGTTGGGCGGCACCGTCCGGGTCGGCGGCACGGACGTGGCCACGGCCTCGGCGGCCGAACTGCGCCGGTTGCGCGGCGGGACCGCCGCCATGGTCTTCCAGGACCCGCTGAGCTCCCTGGACCCGTACTACGCCATCGGCGACCAGATCGCCGAGGTCCACCGGATCCACGCGGACGTCTCCCGGCGGGCCGCCCGGGCCCGCGCGGTCGAGGTGCTCGACCGGGTGGGCATCCCGGACGCGGTACGCCGCTCCCGCGCGCGGCCGCACGAGTTCAGCGGCGGCATGCGGCAACGGGCCCTCATCGCGATGGCGTTGGCGTGCGAGCCGCGGCTGCTGATCGCCGACGAGCCGACCACCGCGCTCGACGTCACCGTCCAGGCCCAGATCCTCGACCTGCTGCACGGGTTGCGCGAGGAGCGCGGGCTCGGGCTGCTGCTGGTCACCCACGACGTGGGGGTGGCGGCGGAGAGCGTGGACGAGGTGCTGGTCATGCGGGGTGGCCACGCCGTCGAGCGGGGTCCGGTGGCTTCCGTGCTGGCCGCACCGGCGGAGCCGTACACGCGTGCGTTGCTGGCCGCCGTACCGAGGCTGGACGCGCCGCGCCGTTCCCGGGGCTCCGCCCCGGACCCCGCGCCTCAAACGCCGGCGGGGCCGGAAGGGGCGGGGGTGGGGGGCGGGCAGCCCGTCGTCGAGGCGTTCTCCCTGCGGCGGGAGTTCGGGCGGGGCCGGCGCAAGGTCGCCGCCGTCGCCGGAGTGTCCCTCGCCGTGCACGCCGGGGAGACCCTCGGGATCGTCGGCGAGAGCGGCTCCGGCAAGAGCACGCTCGGGCGGATGCTCGTCGGACTGCTGGAGCCCGGCTCCGGGCAGGTGCACCGGGACGGCGTCCCGGTCACCGGCATCGCGAGCGGGGTGCAGATGGTCTTCCAGGACCCGGTGTCCTCCCTCAACCCGCGCCGTTCCGTCGGCGAGTCCATCGCCGACCCGCTGCGCGCGGCCGGGGAGCGTGACGGGGCGGCCGTCCGGGCCCGGGTGGAGGAGCTGCTGCTGCGCGTCGGGCTGGAGGCCGAGCACTACGACCGCTACCCGCACGAGTTCAGCGGTGGCCAGCGCCAGCGGGTGGGCATCGCGCGGGCGCTCGCGCCCCGGCCCCGGCTGATCGTCTGCGACGAGCCGGTCTCCGCCCTCGACGTGACCACGCAGGCGCAGGTCACCGCCCTGTTGGCGGAGCTCCAGCGGGAGCTGGGCATCGCGCTGGTCTTCATCGCGCACGACCTGGCGGTGGTCCGACAGGTCAGCGACCGGGTGGCCGTCATGCGGGCCGGGGAGATCGTCGAGGAGGGCCCGGTGGACGAGGTCTACGACCGCCCGGCCCACCCCTACACCCGGCAGCTGCTGGCCGCCGTACCGGCCCTGGACCCCGCGCTGGCGGCCGGCCGCCGCAGGACGCGGCAGGAGGTCTTCGCGTAG
- a CDS encoding ABC transporter permease: MTRFVLKRTGGALLVLLTLSVIVYALFYLAPGDPARLACGERCNPAQIAQVREQLGLNESALTQYLHFLQGLLAGRDYSGGAGLVLHCDAPCLGFSYQNDQQVTGLILDRLPATLSLALGAMVIWLVVGVGTGLLSALRRGGITERALTVLTLAGTGTPVFILGLLLLMTVCAHLQWLPFPTYVPLTEDPEQWAWNLLLPWVTLGFFESAKYARLTRSSTLETLAEDHIRTFRAYGVGERAVVTRHAVRGAVAPVIALSAVDFGTMIGGAVLTESLFGIPGLGKTLIDGVRVVDLPVVVGVVLAIGTAVVLAGAIADLLYAAADRRVTLA; this comes from the coding sequence GTGACCCGCTTCGTGCTCAAACGGACCGGCGGCGCACTGCTCGTGCTGCTCACCCTGTCCGTGATCGTCTACGCCCTCTTCTACCTCGCCCCCGGCGACCCGGCCCGCCTGGCCTGCGGAGAGCGCTGCAACCCGGCGCAGATCGCCCAGGTCCGCGAACAGCTCGGGCTGAACGAGTCCGCCCTCACCCAGTACCTGCACTTCCTCCAGGGGCTGCTGGCCGGCCGGGACTACTCCGGCGGCGCCGGGCTCGTCCTGCACTGCGACGCCCCCTGCCTGGGCTTCTCGTACCAGAACGACCAGCAGGTCACCGGGCTGATCCTGGACCGGCTGCCCGCCACCCTGTCGCTGGCCCTGGGCGCAATGGTGATCTGGCTGGTGGTCGGCGTCGGCACCGGACTGCTGTCCGCGCTGCGCCGCGGCGGGATCACCGAGCGGGCCCTGACCGTCCTGACCCTCGCCGGGACCGGCACCCCCGTCTTCATCCTCGGGCTGCTGCTGCTCATGACCGTCTGCGCCCACCTCCAGTGGCTGCCGTTCCCGACGTACGTGCCGCTGACCGAGGACCCCGAGCAGTGGGCCTGGAACCTGCTCCTGCCATGGGTGACCCTCGGCTTCTTCGAGAGCGCCAAGTACGCCCGCCTCACGCGCAGTTCGACCCTGGAGACGCTCGCCGAGGACCACATCCGGACCTTCCGCGCCTACGGGGTGGGAGAGCGGGCCGTGGTCACGCGGCACGCGGTGCGCGGCGCCGTGGCCCCCGTGATCGCGCTCAGCGCCGTGGACTTCGGCACGATGATCGGCGGCGCGGTGCTGACGGAGTCGCTGTTCGGGATCCCCGGCCTCGGCAAGACCCTCATCGACGGCGTACGGGTCGTGGACCTGCCCGTCGTCGTCGGCGTCGTCCTCGCGATCGGCACGGCCGTGGTCCTCGCGGGCGCGATCGCCGACCTGCTGTACGCCGCCGCGGACCGAAGGGTGACCCTCGCATGA
- a CDS encoding NAD-dependent epimerase/dehydratase: MRVLLIGANGYLGRYVADRLLADPAVQLTALGRGDDADVRFDLATGSPGALTRFLDAVHPGVVINCAGATRGGARELTRHNTVAVATICESLRRSGCGARLVQLGCAAEYGPSQPGSSTAEDAVPRPGGPYGVSKLAATELVLGSGLDAVVLRIFSPVGPGTPAGSPLGRLAEAMRRAMQAGDGELKLSGLGVQRDFVDVRDVARAVHAASLSAAQGVVNIGTGRAVRLRDAAAVLARVAGYGGALHELDVPHGGPQQGHGYPGRPAGLAAIGSPRSEATTEQMTAAAPQQAPYPDGCGAWQQADVRTARDRLGWRPRINLEESLADIWMEAACRI, encoded by the coding sequence ATGAGGGTGCTGCTGATCGGAGCCAACGGATACCTCGGCCGCTACGTCGCCGACCGGCTGCTCGCCGACCCCGCCGTCCAGCTCACCGCGCTCGGCCGCGGCGACGACGCCGACGTCCGCTTCGACCTCGCCACCGGCAGCCCCGGCGCGCTCACCCGCTTCCTCGACGCCGTCCACCCGGGCGTCGTCATCAACTGCGCCGGAGCGACCCGGGGCGGGGCCCGGGAACTCACCCGGCACAACACCGTCGCCGTCGCGACGATCTGCGAGTCGCTGCGCCGCAGCGGCTGCGGGGCCCGGCTGGTGCAGCTCGGCTGCGCCGCCGAGTACGGGCCCAGTCAGCCCGGATCGTCCACGGCCGAGGACGCCGTCCCGAGACCCGGTGGACCGTACGGGGTGAGCAAACTGGCCGCCACCGAGCTGGTCCTGGGCTCCGGACTCGACGCCGTCGTCCTGCGGATCTTCTCGCCCGTCGGCCCCGGCACCCCCGCCGGATCCCCGCTCGGCCGGCTCGCCGAGGCCATGCGCCGCGCGATGCAGGCGGGCGACGGCGAGCTGAAGCTCAGCGGGCTCGGCGTGCAGCGCGACTTCGTGGACGTACGGGACGTGGCGCGGGCCGTGCACGCCGCCTCGCTGTCCGCCGCCCAGGGCGTGGTCAACATCGGCACCGGCCGCGCGGTCCGGCTGCGCGACGCGGCCGCGGTCCTCGCCCGGGTCGCCGGGTACGGGGGCGCCCTGCACGAGTTGGACGTCCCGCACGGCGGACCCCAGCAGGGGCACGGGTACCCCGGCCGCCCGGCCGGACTCGCCGCCATCGGCTCGCCCCGCTCCGAGGCCACCACCGAGCAGATGACTGCCGCGGCCCCCCAGCAGGCCCCCTACCCGGACGGCTGCGGGGCCTGGCAGCAGGCGGATGTCCGTACGGCACGCGACCGGCTCGGCTGGCGGCCCCGGATCAACCTGGAGGAATCACTCGCGGACATCTGGATGGAGGCGGCGTGCCGCATCTGA